A region of Jannaschia sp. W003 DNA encodes the following proteins:
- a CDS encoding L,D-transpeptidase, whose product MNRRTFALLGGAAALSACARPPEPVARAATAAAVPPPIPPLPTFYGAVEGEPFPVPAIPEGVLRPHLWRQEVENPWPGRARGTIVIDPDAAMLHFVENAERATRYGVSVGAAGFAWEGTARLQFRRAWPRWKVPETMIERQPHLAPFSVANGGMDPGPDNPMGARALYLFRNGRDTLYRIHGSASAIELGKAVSQGCIRMLNQDVIHLHARAVHGADVVVLPSMRPEGVAPLY is encoded by the coding sequence ATGAACCGACGAACCTTCGCCCTCCTCGGAGGCGCCGCCGCGCTGTCCGCCTGCGCCCGCCCGCCCGAGCCTGTGGCCCGTGCCGCTACCGCCGCCGCCGTGCCGCCGCCCATCCCGCCCCTGCCCACCTTCTACGGCGCGGTGGAGGGCGAGCCCTTCCCCGTGCCCGCGATCCCCGAGGGCGTGCTTCGACCCCACCTCTGGCGCCAGGAGGTCGAGAACCCGTGGCCCGGGCGCGCCCGCGGCACCATCGTGATCGACCCCGACGCCGCGATGCTCCACTTCGTGGAAAACGCGGAGCGTGCTACCCGCTACGGCGTCAGCGTCGGCGCCGCGGGCTTCGCCTGGGAAGGCACCGCGCGGCTCCAGTTCCGCCGCGCGTGGCCACGCTGGAAGGTGCCCGAGACCATGATCGAGCGGCAGCCCCACCTCGCTCCCTTCTCGGTGGCGAACGGCGGCATGGATCCGGGGCCGGACAACCCCATGGGGGCGCGCGCGCTCTACCTGTTCCGGAACGGGCGCGACACGCTCTACCGCATCCATGGCTCGGCGTCGGCGATCGAGCTGGGGAAGGCCGTCTCGCAGGGCTGCATCCGGATGCTGAACCAGGACGTGATCCACCTCCACGCCCGTGCCGTGCACGGGGCCGACGTGGTGGTGCTCCCGTCGATGCGCCCCGAGGGCGTGGCGCCGCTCTACTGA